CGAAGCTGGTCCACGGTGATGACGCCTTTGGTGGCGCGCACCTCGCGCAGCACGCTCGAGAGGGTTTCGCGCGGTACGGCGTCAGTGAGCACGTAGATGGCGCGGTGGGCGATCTTCCAACTGAGGTAGACGATGATGCCGGAGACCAGGATGGCGGCGACGGGATCGGAATAATGCAGCCAGCCGAGATGGAAGCGGCGGCCGAGATGCGAAGAACTGATCCAGGAGGCGATGAGGCCGAGGAAGACTGCGGCGGTGGCCCAGATGTCGGTGCGGAAGTGGAGCGCGTCCGCCTCAAGCGCGGCGCTGCCGTGGCGCTGGGCGACGGTGTGCATCTGATGCGAACGCCAGAGATCAACGCAGACAGAAACGGCCAGCACCAGAAGCGGCCAGAAAGAGTAATGAATCTGGACCGGATGAAAGAAGATGCGGCGGCAGGCGTCGGTGGTGATCCAGATGGCGGAGGCGACCATGAGAAAGGTCTCAATGAAGGCGGAGATGTTCTCAAAGCGCGCGTGGCCGTAGGGGTGGTTGGCATCCGCGGGGCGATCAGAGATGCGCACCGAGACAAAGGTGAGCGCCGAGGCGAGCAGATCGACGCCGGAGTGAATGGCGTCAGAGAGAATGCCGAGGCTGCCGGTGGAAAGGGCAACAGCCAGCTTGAGCGCCGTCATGGTGCAGGCAGCACTGATGGAAAGCAGCGCGGCAGAGCGCTTTTCCATTTGCGCATTGGGCTGCATGCGCACAGAAGAGCCGGTATTGGCCTG
The DNA window shown above is from Acidobacterium capsulatum ATCC 51196 and carries:
- a CDS encoding cation-efflux pump, which codes for MPLQANTGSSVRMQPNAQMEKRSAALLSISAACTMTALKLAVALSTGSLGILSDAIHSGVDLLASALTFVSVRISDRPADANHPYGHARFENISAFIETFLMVASAIWITTDACRRIFFHPVQIHYSFWPLLVLAVSVCVDLWRSHQMHTVAQRHGSAALEADALHFRTDIWATAAVFLGLIASWISSSHLGRRFHLGWLHYSDPVAAILVSGIIVYLSWKIAHRAIYVLTDAVPRETLSSVLREVRATKGVITVDQLRMRRSGTRYFADLTLSMPRQLTFQRSEQLVAEATRAVHRIVPGADVVIHTVPRSTSAESIFDKVRAVASRNNVMLHDVSVQSYEGGLHVEQHIEVPETMPLRQAHEFVRGIEDQIRVELPQVESVLTHIESEPATIEKPVALAQDEHMEAELRASAATLPEVIDIHEVLVGRAGETISLSCHCTLPDDLPMQRVHAIITALEDRFKLRCPEVDRVLIHPEPATDNHHG